One genomic region from Candidatus Caldarchaeum subterraneum encodes:
- a CDS encoding ATP-dependent helicase (Lhr and Lhr-like helicase [EC:3.6.1.-]), translated as MKASKEGLEVLNSLAKVLRDAVLERFSDLTLPQIQAIPHVLNGENILLMAPTGTGKTEAALIPLINNLLLSSSFEGVKILYITPLRALNRDLLDRIEWWASRFDMTVGVRHGDTGQRERRAQALSPPTILITTPETLQILLTARILRQYLKRVEAVVVDEVHELAGDKRGSQLSLALERLVEITGRDFQRIGLSATVGTPEKIAQFLVGHGRSCAVVRVPLSKSLQLSVEYPDPDENDYELAEKLSVHPEVAARLSLIRRLVEQHESTLVFTNTRPLSEILTNRFRAWDEAAPIGIHHGSLAKSTRIGAEQALKAGGLSGVICTSSLEMGIDVGRIELCIQYNSPREVTRLVQRVGRSGHTVSGTAKGVIIVTDSDDALESLAIIRRAYSDLIEDVTVFENSYDVAAHQLAGLLIERKRVKLEDALKIFQRSYCYRNFTMEQLLKTAQHLEKLGAAVLTSDNILETPPRTNILYEYYFNNLTMIPEEKQYLVVNESTGEAVGILDEEFVAEYGEPGTRFILMGKAWEIIQTGGERIYVAQLDSLEGAVPSWVGEEIPVPYEVAQEVGAIRRTYAEALSNGEEEKALEMLAQQYRTSTTLLKKSLREVKMHHEQGLPVPSDRLVMLEETPEYVVLHVCGGLKVNRTLARTIAYQVSSELGTAVTVQQDAYRIVYKSREITADAVLNAVKNLADERSWWESFRKAVESSSLFRRRLVHVARKMGMIAKDASLLDIDTAKLADVLKDTVTYEEALQHCFLADFEPEKAHNLLKSIYSGELELTVVRLLEPSPLTSLTVKRYASDIDVIASERLQRLVVNAVRGRLNNEPVTLVCTVCWNWFGRSLVRELEQWPSCGSCGSRRLGVLREEPEAVMNLVSRKGKPVNSVERQMRRRALATSKLVEKYGKAAVFTLASKYLDIEEAAAILEKESSVGVRLVELIVDAEKQRIQSMFR; from the coding sequence GTGAAAGCGTCCAAGGAAGGGCTTGAGGTCCTCAACAGCTTAGCGAAAGTTTTGCGAGACGCTGTGCTGGAGAGGTTTAGCGACCTCACTCTTCCGCAGATACAGGCCATTCCACATGTATTGAACGGTGAGAACATTCTATTGATGGCTCCGACCGGAACAGGCAAAACAGAGGCCGCACTCATCCCCCTAATCAACAACCTGCTGCTGTCATCTTCTTTTGAAGGTGTGAAAATCCTCTACATAACGCCGCTAAGGGCCCTTAACCGTGACCTTCTCGACAGAATAGAGTGGTGGGCGAGCCGCTTCGACATGACGGTGGGCGTGAGACACGGCGACACAGGCCAGCGGGAAAGACGAGCCCAGGCCCTCTCGCCGCCGACCATCCTGATAACCACTCCTGAGACGCTTCAGATACTTTTGACAGCTCGGATATTGAGGCAGTATCTGAAACGTGTTGAGGCCGTTGTGGTCGATGAGGTGCATGAACTCGCAGGTGACAAGAGAGGCAGCCAGCTTTCCCTCGCGTTGGAACGGCTTGTGGAGATAACTGGGAGAGATTTTCAGAGGATAGGTTTGTCGGCCACTGTGGGGACGCCTGAGAAAATTGCACAGTTTCTCGTGGGCCATGGAAGAAGCTGCGCGGTGGTGAGGGTGCCATTATCCAAGTCGCTTCAGCTCTCGGTGGAGTATCCCGACCCCGACGAAAATGATTACGAATTGGCTGAGAAGCTCTCTGTTCATCCCGAGGTGGCCGCGAGGCTCAGTCTAATCAGAAGACTCGTTGAACAGCACGAGTCCACCCTTGTCTTTACCAACACAAGGCCGCTCTCAGAGATTTTGACCAACAGGTTCAGGGCATGGGACGAAGCGGCACCAATAGGCATACATCATGGAAGCCTCGCCAAATCCACCCGCATAGGCGCTGAACAGGCCCTGAAGGCAGGAGGCCTCTCGGGAGTCATATGCACCTCATCCCTCGAGATGGGCATCGACGTGGGCCGCATAGAACTATGCATCCAATACAACTCCCCCCGTGAGGTGACAAGGCTTGTCCAGCGTGTGGGCAGAAGCGGCCACACCGTCTCAGGCACAGCAAAAGGTGTTATCATCGTCACAGACTCGGACGACGCGTTGGAAAGCCTCGCAATCATCAGAAGAGCCTACAGCGACTTGATAGAAGATGTCACAGTGTTTGAGAACAGCTATGACGTCGCGGCGCATCAGCTCGCGGGATTGCTCATCGAGCGGAAACGTGTCAAACTAGAGGATGCTCTCAAGATTTTCCAACGCTCCTACTGCTACAGAAACTTCACCATGGAGCAGCTTTTGAAAACAGCTCAGCATCTAGAGAAGCTTGGAGCAGCCGTTCTCACTTCGGACAACATCCTTGAGACACCTCCCAGAACCAACATCCTCTACGAATACTATTTCAACAACCTCACCATGATACCAGAGGAGAAACAGTATCTTGTAGTCAACGAGTCGACAGGCGAAGCCGTCGGCATACTTGATGAAGAGTTTGTCGCCGAATACGGTGAACCCGGAACACGCTTCATATTGATGGGAAAGGCGTGGGAAATCATACAGACTGGTGGTGAACGCATTTACGTGGCACAGCTCGACAGCCTCGAGGGAGCTGTTCCCTCATGGGTCGGGGAAGAAATACCTGTTCCCTACGAGGTGGCACAGGAAGTCGGAGCAATAAGGAGAACATATGCCGAGGCCCTGTCTAACGGTGAAGAGGAAAAGGCTCTCGAGATGCTTGCCCAACAATACCGCACATCCACAACGCTGTTGAAGAAGTCGCTGAGAGAAGTTAAGATGCATCATGAACAGGGTTTGCCAGTCCCATCGGACAGGCTTGTGATGCTCGAGGAGACACCTGAATACGTCGTGCTACATGTCTGCGGAGGCCTTAAGGTCAACAGAACCTTGGCCCGCACAATCGCTTACCAAGTCTCCTCCGAGCTGGGAACAGCCGTCACCGTCCAGCAGGATGCATATAGAATCGTCTACAAGTCACGTGAAATAACCGCTGACGCCGTGCTCAACGCTGTGAAAAATCTTGCAGATGAACGGAGCTGGTGGGAGAGCTTCAGGAAAGCGGTTGAGTCGTCTAGCCTGTTCAGGAGAAGACTTGTCCACGTCGCCCGTAAGATGGGGATGATAGCGAAGGACGCGAGCCTGCTGGACATCGACACAGCCAAGCTTGCGGATGTTTTGAAGGACACAGTCACATATGAGGAGGCTTTACAGCACTGTTTTCTAGCTGATTTTGAACCCGAGAAAGCCCACAATCTTCTAAAAAGCATCTACTCAGGAGAACTAGAGCTAACAGTCGTAAGGCTTCTCGAACCCTCGCCGCTAACGAGTTTAACGGTCAAGAGATACGCAAGCGACATCGATGTGATTGCGTCGGAGCGTTTGCAGAGGCTGGTTGTCAACGCCGTCCGCGGACGACTTAACAACGAGCCTGTGACGCTCGTTTGCACCGTTTGCTGGAACTGGTTCGGTAGGAGTTTGGTGCGGGAGCTGGAGCAGTGGCCCAGCTGTGGGTCATGTGGCTCAAGACGTCTCGGTGTATTGAGAGAGGAGCCGGAGGCTGTGATGAATCTTGTCTCTAGGAAGGGGAAGCCTGTTAACAGTGTTGAGAGACAAATGCGGCGAAGGGCCTTGGCAACCTCCAAGCTGGTTGAGAAGTATGGGAAAGCTGCTGTCTTCACCCTGGCCAGCAAATATCTAGACATCGAGGAGGCCGCGGCTATCCTTGAGAAGGAGAGCTCTGTCGGTGTTAGGCTTGTGGAGCTGATTGTCGATGCTGAGAAACAACGCATCCAGAGTATGTTTAGGTGA
- a CDS encoding lipoprotein-releasing system ATP-binding protein — protein sequence MSGDYVLVVENLKKVYRNNGIETVALNGVDFKVRRGEMVAIVGPSGSGKSTLLNMLGALDRPTEGRVIIDGVDISHADDDKRALIRNKLIGFVFQSYNLINRLTAIKNVEMPLAIQNVPEQERRKLALEMLKEVGLESKAYKKPTQLSGGEQQRVAIARALVTKPSIILADEPTGNLDSKSGAIVVQLLKNLAQKGHTVIVVTHNMEVAREADRIIYIRDGKIEKEEINTVTVQQA from the coding sequence ATGTCGGGGGATTATGTGCTTGTGGTGGAGAATTTGAAGAAGGTTTACCGTAACAACGGTATCGAGACCGTCGCCCTGAACGGTGTAGACTTCAAGGTAAGGCGTGGGGAAATGGTTGCCATAGTTGGGCCAAGTGGAAGCGGCAAGTCAACCCTTCTCAACATGTTGGGAGCGCTTGACAGACCTACCGAGGGCAGAGTAATAATAGATGGTGTTGACATAAGCCACGCCGACGACGACAAAAGAGCCCTCATCAGAAACAAGTTGATCGGCTTCGTGTTCCAATCCTACAACCTCATCAACAGGCTCACAGCCATTAAAAACGTCGAGATGCCTCTCGCGATACAAAACGTGCCGGAGCAGGAGCGGCGGAAACTGGCCCTCGAGATGCTGAAGGAAGTGGGCCTCGAATCCAAGGCCTACAAGAAGCCCACCCAGCTAAGCGGTGGGGAGCAGCAAAGGGTGGCCATCGCACGGGCTCTCGTTACCAAGCCCAGCATCATCCTCGCGGACGAGCCGACTGGAAACCTTGACTCAAAGTCGGGGGCCATCGTGGTTCAGCTTCTCAAAAATTTGGCGCAGAAAGGCCACACCGTCATCGTCGTCACACACAACATGGAAGTCGCCCGCGAAGCCGACAGAATAATCTACATCAGGGACGGAAAAATAGAGAAAGAGGAGATAAACACGGTCACGGTGCAGCAGGCATGA
- a CDS encoding seryl-tRNA synthetase, whose protein sequence is MLNIKAVRTNPGFYRAGMEKRRRPPEIVDEILGLDEEKRSIMKTLQELRHRRNLAAEKIAAAKKRGEKTDHILLEMQEVNQKIEELESRLTEVDNRLETLLKTAPNPPHESVPDGETEEDNVVVRSWGEPRRGEWMRDHVDVLAALGLADLETAAKVAGARFYYLFDDLVLLNWALVQYGLDFLKGKGFRLVQPPYMLTRKIMEGVVSFQDFEDMLYKVEGEDLYLIGTAEHPLAGLHAGEILDGRKLPLRYAGISPCFRKEAGAHGKDTKGIFRVHQFEKVEQFSFTKPSQSWAEHEFLISNAEELYRSLGLPYRVVNICVGELGPVAAKKYDLEVWMPAQNKYREVVSCSNCTDYQAVGLGIRYREAPHIEETDYVHTLNSTLIATERTIVAILENYQTRDGAVEIPEPLQHYLHGQKIIRPAAR, encoded by the coding sequence GTGCTGAACATCAAGGCGGTGAGGACGAACCCGGGTTTCTACAGGGCTGGGATGGAGAAGCGGCGCCGGCCCCCGGAAATCGTTGATGAGATTCTAGGGTTGGATGAGGAGAAGAGGTCTATTATGAAGACGCTTCAGGAGCTGCGGCATAGAAGAAACCTTGCGGCTGAGAAGATAGCTGCTGCAAAGAAACGTGGAGAAAAAACAGACCACATCCTTTTAGAGATGCAGGAGGTCAACCAGAAAATCGAGGAGCTCGAGTCCCGGCTCACAGAAGTCGACAACAGGCTTGAGACGCTGCTTAAAACCGCTCCCAACCCTCCGCATGAGTCTGTGCCGGACGGAGAGACAGAGGAGGACAACGTGGTGGTTAGGAGCTGGGGCGAGCCTAGAAGAGGTGAATGGATGAGGGACCATGTGGATGTTCTGGCTGCGCTGGGTCTCGCCGACCTCGAGACAGCGGCCAAGGTGGCGGGCGCGAGGTTCTATTACCTGTTCGACGACCTTGTTCTCCTAAATTGGGCCCTTGTCCAGTATGGACTCGACTTCTTGAAGGGGAAAGGGTTTAGGCTGGTTCAGCCCCCTTACATGCTCACGAGAAAAATTATGGAGGGTGTTGTGAGCTTTCAGGATTTTGAGGACATGCTCTACAAGGTTGAGGGTGAAGACCTTTACCTCATAGGGACGGCTGAGCATCCTCTCGCAGGCCTGCATGCCGGTGAAATTCTTGACGGCAGAAAACTTCCTCTACGCTATGCTGGGATTAGCCCATGCTTCAGGAAAGAGGCGGGCGCCCATGGCAAGGACACCAAAGGCATCTTCAGGGTTCACCAGTTTGAGAAGGTTGAGCAGTTCAGCTTCACGAAGCCGAGCCAGTCATGGGCCGAGCACGAGTTTCTCATATCCAACGCAGAGGAGCTATACAGGAGCCTTGGCCTACCTTACAGGGTTGTGAACATCTGTGTCGGTGAGCTGGGGCCTGTCGCCGCGAAGAAATACGACCTCGAGGTATGGATGCCTGCCCAGAACAAATACCGTGAAGTGGTTTCATGCAGCAACTGCACAGACTACCAAGCCGTGGGCCTCGGCATTAGATACAGAGAGGCTCCACACATCGAGGAAACAGACTACGTCCACACCCTGAACAGCACCTTGATAGCCACAGAGAGAACAATAGTTGCAATCCTCGAAAACTACCAAACACGTGACGGCGCTGTCGAAATACCCGAGCCTCTTCAGCACTATCTACATGGGCAGAAAATAATCAGGCCAGCCGCTCGATAG
- a CDS encoding Fe-S cluster assembly protein SufB: MAAIELIERWLRVFVQGLSGHLSILSRRFRGEPEWLSRLRARSLEMYFSLPPEVSELYVRHYEAPSLPEESLIEMTDPGDQRQIPADFRHLAEDTEHPTAIFVGSKLVHISIPRNLEAQQIELLPLAEALKKHEPFIRELYQRVTNSSYADKYTYLVHALTNAGVFLRIPKNLQLSRPIRVVYVLDKPREAVFSKVVAVTEPGAVASIIEEVHGLPGADESVFGHHTHLYSLDDSSLKHSTLQNLSHGQTYVSNRVADVGRGSSAMVVGAVIGGQVSKVRVDSSMHGDGSSVNDLEIVFGDAEQRIDVTANLHHIGFGTQGRVLAKGVVKDKAKSIFKGVITIEKQAKNTSAYLAEHAMIMSPEARAYAIPSLEIMTDEVKATHSASVSQIDPEQLYYLMARGIPEQEARKMLALGFFEPVVSMIDLNEVRWGLRTLLESKWGGAFTELFEEPEVTVTSLFGTHYKYRYGK; encoded by the coding sequence TTGGCCGCGATAGAGCTAATAGAGAGGTGGCTACGGGTTTTTGTACAGGGTTTGAGTGGGCATTTAAGCATTTTAAGCAGGAGGTTTCGCGGCGAGCCTGAGTGGCTATCGAGGCTGAGGGCCCGTAGCCTTGAGATGTATTTCTCGCTTCCGCCTGAAGTTTCGGAGCTCTATGTGAGGCATTACGAGGCACCATCTCTCCCCGAAGAAAGCTTGATAGAGATGACCGACCCCGGTGACCAGCGGCAGATACCGGCAGACTTTAGACACCTCGCAGAGGACACAGAGCATCCCACAGCGATTTTCGTCGGAAGCAAACTGGTCCACATCAGCATACCGAGGAACCTTGAAGCCCAACAAATCGAGCTGCTACCGCTCGCAGAAGCCCTGAAAAAACATGAACCATTTATCCGGGAGCTGTATCAACGTGTAACGAATTCATCCTACGCCGATAAATACACTTACCTTGTTCACGCTCTCACAAACGCTGGAGTGTTTCTGAGAATACCGAAAAACCTCCAGCTCAGCCGCCCAATACGCGTTGTCTATGTTCTCGATAAGCCGAGAGAAGCTGTTTTTAGCAAGGTTGTTGCCGTGACGGAGCCGGGAGCGGTTGCATCTATTATAGAGGAGGTTCATGGTCTGCCGGGAGCAGATGAATCGGTCTTCGGGCATCACACCCACCTCTATTCCCTTGATGATAGCAGCTTGAAGCACAGCACTCTACAGAATCTTTCACATGGCCAGACATATGTCTCTAACAGGGTTGCGGATGTTGGACGCGGGTCATCTGCGATGGTTGTCGGCGCGGTCATCGGTGGACAGGTTTCGAAAGTGAGGGTGGACAGCTCGATGCATGGCGACGGCTCATCCGTCAACGACCTCGAGATTGTTTTCGGCGATGCGGAGCAAAGAATTGACGTGACAGCCAACCTTCACCACATAGGCTTCGGCACACAGGGAAGGGTCTTAGCCAAAGGAGTTGTGAAGGATAAGGCCAAATCAATCTTCAAAGGCGTGATAACCATAGAGAAACAGGCCAAAAACACCAGCGCCTATCTCGCCGAGCATGCTATGATTATGAGCCCCGAGGCAAGGGCTTACGCCATCCCATCGCTCGAGATTATGACTGACGAGGTTAAGGCGACCCACTCAGCCAGCGTCAGCCAGATAGACCCTGAGCAGCTCTATTATCTGATGGCACGTGGGATACCGGAGCAGGAGGCTCGGAAGATGCTTGCACTCGGCTTCTTCGAGCCCGTCGTCTCCATGATAGACCTCAACGAGGTACGCTGGGGTCTCCGAACTCTTCTGGAAAGCAAGTGGGGCGGAGCCTTCACAGAGTTGTTTGAAGAGCCCGAGGTAACGGTCACAAGCCTGTTCGGCACCCACTACAAATACCGCTATGGAAAATAA
- a CDS encoding glycine hydroxymethyltransferase, which yields MGLDMTTATLAEPEAVYQKVLDLLEKHHSMMRRSLPLIASENVVSPAVREALVSDFMHRYAEGWPGERLYAGCRYIDEVELLAIELGKAVYRAEFVDVRPISGVVANLVAYSAFARPGDMMVALTIPHGGHISHGKEKWGGTAGVVRGLDVERYEFDEENFEIDVDATARRLRKIEAETGKKPRLFMLGASVFLFPHPVKEIRSLADQYGAYVVYDAAHVAGLIAGGMFQDPLREGADCMTMSTHKTLAGPQHGMVVSWNKYGERLKQIAFPGLLSNHHLHAVAGLAIALAEALAFYREYASQIIRNAKILAESLYELGIDALYPNKGFTESHTIVADVSKYMDGRTAEERLEQAGIIVNRNLIPKDYRLKTDYRRPSGIRLGSQEVTRLGMKESEMKQIAEFIADVIVRGKEPSKVAKDVAEFRSNYRKVHYCFENATGAYDYVRIR from the coding sequence GTGGGGTTGGACATGACCACAGCCACTTTGGCGGAGCCTGAAGCCGTCTACCAAAAGGTTCTCGACCTTTTGGAGAAACATCATAGCATGATGAGGAGGTCTCTTCCCCTTATTGCGAGCGAAAACGTCGTCAGCCCAGCCGTCAGAGAAGCTCTCGTCAGCGACTTTATGCATAGATACGCTGAGGGGTGGCCCGGTGAGAGACTGTACGCAGGCTGCCGTTACATCGATGAGGTGGAGCTTTTGGCCATAGAGTTGGGGAAAGCCGTTTACCGGGCTGAATTTGTCGACGTAAGACCTATCTCAGGTGTGGTGGCTAACCTCGTAGCCTACTCAGCTTTCGCGAGACCCGGAGACATGATGGTGGCGCTAACAATACCCCACGGTGGACACATCAGCCACGGAAAAGAAAAATGGGGAGGAACAGCAGGAGTGGTTAGGGGACTTGACGTTGAAAGATACGAGTTTGACGAAGAAAATTTTGAGATAGACGTGGACGCTACAGCGAGGAGACTGCGGAAAATAGAGGCCGAGACCGGTAAGAAGCCGAGGCTCTTCATGCTGGGGGCCAGCGTCTTCCTATTTCCTCATCCTGTCAAAGAAATTAGAAGCCTCGCCGACCAATATGGTGCATATGTTGTTTATGATGCTGCTCATGTAGCGGGGTTGATAGCTGGGGGCATGTTCCAGGACCCGCTTAGAGAAGGAGCGGATTGCATGACGATGAGCACCCACAAAACCTTGGCGGGACCGCAGCATGGCATGGTTGTTTCATGGAACAAATACGGCGAGCGGCTCAAGCAGATAGCTTTCCCAGGGCTTCTATCCAACCATCATCTCCACGCCGTCGCAGGCCTTGCCATAGCTCTTGCAGAGGCCCTCGCCTTCTACAGGGAATACGCCTCACAGATCATTAGGAACGCCAAAATCCTCGCCGAATCACTCTACGAGCTCGGCATAGATGCTCTATACCCCAACAAAGGCTTCACAGAATCACACACAATTGTCGCAGACGTCTCAAAATACATGGATGGAAGAACAGCTGAAGAGAGACTTGAACAGGCAGGGATAATTGTGAACCGCAACCTCATACCCAAGGACTACAGGCTTAAAACAGACTACAGACGACCCAGCGGAATAAGGCTTGGAAGCCAGGAGGTCACGAGGCTGGGGATGAAGGAGTCTGAGATGAAGCAAATAGCAGAGTTCATAGCCGACGTCATCGTAAGAGGCAAAGAACCATCCAAAGTGGCCAAGGATGTGGCTGAGTTCCGTAGCAATTATCGGAAAGTGCATTACTGTTTTGAGAACGCCACAGGAGCGTATGACTACGTCAGAATAAGGTGA
- a CDS encoding AAA family ATPase yields the protein MSAGLDMSQELERIAASRAREAVQYDRSGQRHKAIKSYREAIDVLWKLYRLSPDGTVKRIYAEKIKEYQARIEELQNGVEGPSVRVDTFAEQSPQPRQQLQSEKPNVSWDDIVNIEEAKKAIRESIVFPTRRPDLFPLGWPRGILLFGPPGCGKTLLAAAVAAELDASFYVLDAASIMSKWLGESERNVSKIFNQCRQEARNGKPCIIFIDEIDSLTAERFMEVGGEARVRNQLIKEMDGILDKGRRDFLYVLAATNKPWHLDEPFIRRFQKRIFVPLPDIDARIMLFEKYTKGLRLEAGVELSQLAKITDGYSAADIHDICMEAQLKVVSEFFASNTGEKGEPRPITMDDFMEIIKKRKQSVVLENLKKLLDWNSKHGT from the coding sequence TTGTCGGCTGGTTTGGATATGTCTCAGGAGCTGGAGAGGATAGCTGCCTCGAGGGCCCGTGAAGCTGTTCAGTATGATAGGAGCGGGCAGCGTCACAAGGCGATAAAGTCGTACCGCGAGGCGATAGACGTGTTGTGGAAACTTTACCGCCTCAGCCCCGATGGCACGGTTAAGCGCATATACGCGGAGAAGATCAAGGAGTATCAGGCTAGGATTGAGGAGCTTCAGAACGGTGTTGAAGGACCCTCTGTGCGGGTGGATACTTTTGCCGAGCAGTCGCCGCAGCCGCGGCAGCAGCTTCAGAGTGAGAAACCAAACGTGAGCTGGGACGACATCGTCAACATCGAGGAGGCGAAGAAAGCAATACGGGAGAGCATAGTTTTCCCCACGAGGAGACCCGACCTTTTCCCGCTTGGCTGGCCACGTGGAATACTGTTATTCGGCCCTCCGGGCTGCGGCAAAACACTGCTGGCGGCTGCCGTGGCTGCGGAGCTTGACGCAAGCTTCTACGTTCTTGACGCGGCCTCCATCATGTCAAAGTGGCTGGGCGAGTCTGAGCGAAACGTCTCAAAAATCTTCAACCAGTGCAGGCAGGAGGCGAGAAATGGGAAGCCCTGCATCATCTTCATCGATGAAATCGACTCGCTGACCGCGGAGAGGTTTATGGAGGTCGGTGGAGAGGCGCGTGTTAGAAACCAGTTAATCAAGGAGATGGACGGCATCCTCGACAAAGGGCGGCGGGATTTTCTCTACGTATTAGCGGCCACAAACAAGCCATGGCACCTAGACGAACCATTCATCAGAAGGTTTCAGAAACGGATTTTCGTGCCCTTGCCCGACATAGATGCGAGAATAATGCTCTTCGAGAAATACACCAAAGGCCTGCGTCTCGAAGCCGGTGTCGAGCTCTCCCAACTGGCTAAAATAACCGACGGCTACTCCGCCGCAGACATCCACGACATCTGCATGGAGGCTCAGTTGAAAGTGGTCAGCGAATTTTTTGCATCAAACACAGGTGAGAAAGGAGAGCCGAGGCCGATAACCATGGATGACTTCATGGAGATAATAAAGAAGAGAAAGCAATCAGTGGTGCTTGAGAACCTGAAAAAGCTGCTTGACTGGAACTCTAAACACGGCACCTAA
- a CDS encoding NUDIX hydrolase — protein sequence MENKLRKILRNSDDVEPGPGTAAVAIVLRDGPEVLLVKRVERDDDPWSGQVAFPGGRWRPEDADFAATALRELHEEASLPAEAVGFIGFLEAVSPRNMPTLKVKPVVFRLLHETSPHPGAEVSKVFWLPLNNLQMFYAKVYSRHLNREVVTEAYSYGGELIWGMTARLISVLQSAFI from the coding sequence ATGGAAAATAAGCTCCGAAAAATCCTTAGAAACAGCGATGATGTCGAGCCTGGGCCAGGCACAGCGGCTGTGGCCATCGTATTGAGAGACGGGCCAGAGGTGCTTCTGGTAAAGAGAGTTGAGAGAGACGACGACCCGTGGTCAGGCCAGGTAGCTTTTCCCGGAGGACGCTGGAGACCCGAGGACGCGGACTTCGCCGCGACAGCTCTTCGAGAGCTTCATGAGGAAGCCTCCCTGCCTGCGGAGGCCGTAGGTTTTATAGGCTTTCTCGAAGCAGTCTCACCCCGCAACATGCCAACCCTGAAGGTTAAGCCAGTGGTTTTCCGACTGTTACACGAAACATCTCCACATCCGGGCGCAGAGGTTTCGAAAGTCTTCTGGCTTCCCTTGAATAATCTTCAGATGTTTTACGCCAAAGTTTACTCACGGCATCTCAACCGCGAAGTTGTCACGGAGGCCTACTCTTATGGAGGGGAGTTGATATGGGGGATGACAGCTCGTTTAATCTCCGTTTTACAGTCGGCTTTTATTTAG
- a CDS encoding glutamate-1-semialdehyde-2,1-aminomutase, which translates to MDPAVFEEALRYLPGGVSYGVRYVDPVPVYVERAEGAYVYDISGRRFLDCWMGHGALLMGHGYRPVIEAAMDQLAKGAHFGYPHIWEVKWAKQVCSMVPSVKMVRPTNSGTEANMYAVRTARGYTGRKLVGKIEGGWHGGYDGLQIGVTYPIDKPSSLGIPPETTANTILLPYNDLEGVEKRIKGKELAAIVVEPVLGAGGFIPADIEYLKGVREICDREGILLIFDEVITGFRLAPGGAQQRFGVLPDITVLGKVIGGGPFPAGAFGGREDVMEVLDQRKRVNFYERVFHGGTYSGNPLTMRAGYVLLKELEKGEVYERLEKLGERARRGLRDALEPLGAYITGIGSLVCIHFTREEPRDIHTANRTKDLKLTIEFSKHLYRRGILFVPPYNPHLFISAAHSQEDIDNLIEAAESFASLNKSRL; encoded by the coding sequence GTGGACCCTGCGGTTTTCGAGGAGGCTCTCCGGTATCTGCCGGGAGGCGTTTCATATGGTGTCCGCTATGTTGACCCTGTTCCTGTCTATGTTGAGAGGGCTGAAGGCGCTTATGTCTATGACATCAGCGGCCGAAGGTTTTTGGATTGTTGGATGGGTCATGGAGCCTTGTTGATGGGCCACGGCTACAGGCCTGTGATTGAGGCGGCTATGGACCAGCTGGCTAAGGGCGCTCATTTTGGATATCCGCACATCTGGGAGGTTAAGTGGGCTAAACAGGTTTGCAGCATGGTTCCCTCGGTTAAGATGGTTAGGCCAACGAATAGCGGCACAGAGGCCAACATGTATGCCGTCCGCACGGCTCGTGGATACACTGGACGCAAACTCGTGGGCAAGATTGAGGGAGGCTGGCACGGCGGATACGACGGCCTCCAAATAGGTGTAACATATCCGATAGACAAGCCATCAAGCCTCGGCATACCGCCCGAAACAACCGCCAACACAATCCTCCTCCCCTACAACGACCTCGAAGGCGTCGAAAAAAGAATAAAGGGAAAAGAACTTGCCGCTATAGTGGTCGAGCCTGTTCTCGGAGCCGGCGGCTTCATACCCGCCGACATAGAATATCTAAAAGGAGTTAGGGAGATTTGCGACAGAGAGGGCATCTTGCTTATTTTTGACGAGGTCATCACAGGGTTTAGGCTCGCGCCCGGAGGGGCTCAGCAAAGGTTCGGCGTGTTGCCCGACATTACTGTTCTCGGCAAGGTTATTGGTGGAGGGCCTTTCCCCGCGGGCGCTTTCGGTGGAAGAGAGGATGTCATGGAGGTTCTCGACCAGCGTAAAAGGGTGAATTTCTATGAGCGTGTTTTCCACGGCGGAACATATAGCGGAAACCCGTTGACTATGAGGGCTGGCTACGTGTTGTTGAAGGAGCTGGAGAAGGGTGAAGTCTATGAGAGGCTGGAAAAGCTGGGTGAAAGAGCCCGCAGAGGTTTACGGGATGCTCTTGAACCTCTCGGAGCATACATAACCGGGATTGGCTCGCTTGTCTGCATACATTTCACTAGAGAGGAGCCGAGAGACATCCACACAGCCAACAGAACAAAAGACCTCAAGCTCACCATCGAGTTCAGCAAACATCTTTACCGAAGAGGAATACTTTTCGTCCCACCCTACAACCCTCACCTCTTCATCTCAGCCGCCCACAGCCAAGAAGACATCGACAACCTTATAGAGGCCGCGGAAAGTTTCGCCTCTCTAAATAAAAGCCGACTGTAA